The sequence GCATAATAAGAATTTAAGAACTTTTTTTAAACCTTTAAACCACTTAGGGAGACTTTGCAGATGAAACTTTTATTTGTCGATGATGAGAAAGCCTTTCTGGACACTTTGATCAAACGGCTCGAGAAACGTGAGCTCAAAGCAGACGCCGTTTACGACGGACAGTCAGCCATAAACTTTCTGTCTGAACACCCCAACACGGATGTGGTGGTCCTTGACGTCAAGATGCCCGGCATGGACGGCCTTGAAACTCTTCAGGCCATTAAAAACTTAAATCCGCTGGTGGAAGTCATTATGCTCACTGGCCATGCCACAGTTGACAATGCCATTGAAGGGATGAAACGCGGCGCATTCGATTATTTGATGAAGCCCTGTAATCTCGAAGAGCTCATTGCCAAAATTGAAGAGGCGGCAACTAAAAAATTTAAACACGAAGAGAAAATCATGGAGGCAAGGGCCAAGGAAATCACAGGCCGCATGGTATAGTGTTTGGACGAAAATTCACCCACCTGCGGCGTTGCTGCGGGAATTTGCAATCCTCACAACCAGAAGGTTGCTCCGGTTGCAAATCCCATTGCGCCTTGCATCTGGGCAAATTTTCATCCAAACCCAATCCTCTGTCACGAATTTTAATATAGCATAGATTTGAAGGCGAGAATGAAAATGAAAGACACCCCTTTACCCCATACCCGGCTGCTTTTAGTGGATGACGAAAAAGGATTTGTGGATGTGCTGAGCAACCGGCTGAGCCGCCGGGGCATTAAAGCCGTCAAAGCCTATTCCGGTGCGGAAGCGCTGCGGGCCCTTCGGGAAGCCAGATTCGATGTAATGGTCCTGGATCTGAAGATGGAAGACATGGACGGCATTGAGGTGTTGAAAATTGTCAAGAAAATGGCCCCGGATCTGCCGGTGATCATTTTGACCGGTCACGGTTCGAGAACAGCCGCAGAGGACGGTATGACATTAGGCGCTTTTGATTACCTGACAAAGCCCTGCGAACTCAAAGAATTAATGAAAAAAATAAGCCTGGCACGGCAGGCCAAAACCAATAGAACGGAGAAATAAATAAATGATATTCAAATCGAGCGGATTTAAACTGGTGGTAGCAGTGTTGATCGGTGTAATCGTGTTTATTCTGCCCAGGCCGGAAGGAACAAAATTTAAGCTTTCCGGCACCGGTGCAGACCAATTAAGTGGGGCAGTCAGTCAATATTTTTCAACCCAGGAAACAGCACCGGGAAAACCTGTTATTCTGACAGCCAAGGCCCCCGGCACCGAACAGGCCCGGGTACAGTACCTTGTAAACCAGGCCAAGGAAATGGGCCTTTCAGAAGTTAATGTGGATTATGTGGATGGCTTGAGTCCCAAAGCCAAACGGTTCTTATCCGTGCTTGCGGTGCTGGTTATCTTGTTTGTGGTGGAGCCCATTCCCCTTGAAATCACGGCAGTGCTGATTGGCGCCTCCCTTGTTTTCATGGGCATTACCGATGTGAAAGGGGCGTGGGCACCCTACATGCATCCGGTTGTTATTTTCATCATGTGTTGTCTGATCTTTGCCATTGCTCTGGACAAGGTGGGGCTGACAAAACGCCTGGGGTATTATATTATTAAAAAAGCGGGCAATTCGGTAACTAAATTTACTTTTATCATTGCCGTAGGTTTAGGACTTGCATCCTCTTTCATGCACGATGCAGCCGCCTGTGCCATCGGTATTGTGACCATGCTGCCCCTGATGCGGGCCGTGGGCATTGACCCCAATACCAATACGGCCAAATTCATGATGCTCTCCCTGCCCTTTGCCTGCTCTTGCGGCGGCATGGGAACCCTTGTGGGTGGTGGCCGTTGCATGGTGTCCGCTGCATTTTTAAAGGAGTTCACCGGTATTGAAATCACCTTTTTTGAGTGGATAAAATATTGTATGCCGGCAGCCATTATCTGTGTGCCCGTTGCAGTTCTGGTTACCTATCTGGTTTACCGGCCCGACCCCAAATTCAAGCTGCCTGATTTTGATGAGGATTTAGGCCCCATGACGGCTGCCGAGAAAAAAGCATTGATCATCATTGCACTCTCTTTCGTGTCCTGGCTCACCAAGGGCATCCACGGCTTTCACTATTCCATTACCGGTATGGTGGGTGTGGCCTGTCTGGTGCTGTTCGGCGTCTTGAAATGGCGGGACATCAATGACAACCTGGAATGGGGGACTGCCCTGTTTATTTTCGGCGGCGGTATTTCTTTAGGTCTTGCCATGGGATACTCCGGGGCTGCAGATTATTTTGCCAACCTGTTCTTCCCGCTGATCCAGGGTAAAGGCTGGCTGGTGCTCTTTGTCGGTGTGGCCGTATTCGGTGCCCTGGTCACCAATGCCATGGCCAATGTGGCGGCAGCGGCGTTAATCCTGCCCATTGTTATCCCCATGGCTCAGCTTGAAGGCGTCAACCCGGCCATCCTGGCCTTGGGGTTAGGTATGGCCACATCTTTTGCCATGCTCCTGGTCATTGGTTGTCCGCCCAATGCCATTGCCTATTCCTACAAGTATTTTAAGTCCTCGGATCTGACGAAACTGGGTCTTGTGGCCACACCAACCCTGCTTTTGATACTGATCGGCGTGGTATGTACATGGTGGAAAATTTTAGGTCTAATATAAAAGGAAAGTTCTGAACCTGATGGAAATCAATACCTTAGAAAATGACACCGGCAAAGTTGTCCGTGTGCTGCTGGTAGATGATGAGGACAGCTTTAGAAAGGCCATTGCCCGGCGTCTGGAACGACGAAATATGATTGTCAGCCAGGCGCCGGACGGCACATCCTGCCTGGAATATCTTGGCACCAATGAAGCCGATGTGGTGGTGCTGGATATGAAGATGCCCGGTATGTCGGGTATAGAGACCTTTGAGGCCATCAACAAGTACCACCCGGGCCTGCAGGTAATTTTCCTGACCGGAAACGCTGCGGTAACCGAAGGGGTCGAAGGGATCAAGGCGGGAGCCTTTGACTACCTGTCCAAGCCCATTGAAATAGAGCATCTGGCCGGCAAGATCCGACAGGCCTGGGAACTTAAACGCCTGGAGGCGGCCAGGGAGCGCGATAAAATCTTCAGGCGGCGCCTGGAAAAACGCATGATGCACACCCAGCGGCTTGCCTCCCTTGGTACCATGTCCACAGGCATTGCCCATGAAATCAACAACCCATTGGCGATAATCAAGGAGTCAGCCGGATTCATGCGCATGGTGCTGGAGAAATCGGACCGGATTTCAGAAAAGGGAATGCTTTTCAAAGGACTTGAAAAAATAGAGAAAAGCGTGGACAGGGCCAGGCGGATCACGCACCAGCTGCTGGGCTATGTGCGCAAACACGGTCATGAGCTCACCCCGGTGGATATCCGTCAGCTTACCGAGGATACCGTGGTGTTGATCAAACAGAAAACACAGGCTAAAAAGGTAACTGTACAATGGGATACCGAGCCTGAACACCAGATGCTGATGCACACCGATCCGTTCCAGGCACGCCAGGTATTGATCAATCTATTAGAAAACGCGGTGGATGCCGTGGAGACCGGCGGGCAGATTTATCTTTCCCTTTACCGGGAGGATCAAACGGTCTGTCTTGAAGTCCGGGATAACGGCAGCGGCATTACACCGGAAAATATGGAAAAGATATTTGATCCTTTTTTCACCACTAAGCCCAATGTGTCGGAGAATGAATCCGGCACCGGACTTGGGCTGTTTGTGGTGCACAAAATCATGACCGGACTTTCAGGCAGCATCCATGTGGATTCAGAACCCGGACAAGGCGCCACGTTTACCATCTGCTTGCCTGAATGGCATTCTAAATAAACAATTACAAGTGCTTTCATAAATATTTTAAGGAGAAAAACCCATGGTAAAAATACCGGTAAAAATCTTGATCGTTGATGATGAAAAAGATTTTGTAGAGATGTTTTCCCTGCGCCTGACCGGGCAAGGGGAAAAGGTATCTACTGCCTATTCAGGACAAGAGGCCCTTGACCTGCTTGAAAAAACAGAAATCGACGTGGTAATCCTGGATATCCGCATGCCCGGCATGGACGGCATAGAGACCTTGAAAAAAATCAAGGCCGGTCATCCCCTGGTGGAAGTGATCCTTCTGACCGGACATGGCTCCACCGAAACGGCGGTGGAAGGCATGAAGGAAGGTGCCTTTGATTACCTGATGAAACCGGCTGATTTTGATGATATCAGCGAAAAGCTGGCCAATGCCTGGAAGCGGAAAGACGAACAGGAAGAACGTATCCGCAAGGCTGAAGCCCGGTTGTTGCTGAGGCGGTCTGGAGATATTTAATGTTTGAACGGTTCGACAGAGGGGCTGCTTTATGATCTAAACCGCCTCCAACGAGCCGTCCAAACAGAGATAATCTATTGAAAAGGAGCGTATTAATGAGCCTGAGACAACGGGTATATCTTGCCAATGCCGTACTTTTAGGAATAACGGTCATGGGCAGCATTGCCATGATCTGGTATACATATAGAACTGAATATCTGTTCACCGGTATTGTAGCAAGGCATATTCCCATGTATCAGGCCGCCGAGGCCCTTGAAACCTCTCTGCTCAACCAGAAAGGGTATCTATCCTATTATCTTCTGGATAAAAACCCTGAATGGCTCAGGCAGCTGGCTGACTTTAAAGAAGATTTCGAAAGCCAGCTGGCCCGGGCCAAACCTCTGGTCACCGAAAGTTGGGAAAAGCAGGATCTATGCCGGATTGAATCCGTATACGCCACGTATATTACGGCCAAGGACAGGGCGCTGAGCTTATATGAAAAGGGCGACCCGGGTGCAGGGGCCGCCCTCCATCGTGAAGTCAGGGCAAATTTTTTCAGAATTTATGAGCTTTGTGAGAAATTTAAAGCTGCACATAAAAAGGCCATAGACGTTACCGTGGAAGATAGCCGTACCGATGCCAAAAACCTGCGCTATATAGGCCTTCTGGCCATTGTCACTGTGGTGTTACTCAGCCTTTTGATCAATTATATTTTTACCCGCCACATCCTGGAACCCATCCGGAAACTGGCGGCGGAAGCAGATCATTTAGGAGAAGGCCGGGTGTCCGGCAACGAACTGGCAGCATTGAAAAGCAGTGTCCACGGCTTGATTGAAAATGCCGAACAGACCCATGCCGAACTTGAGCGAAGCCGGGAGTCTTTGATGCAGTCCGAAAAAATGGCCCTGGTAGGTCAACTTGCCGCAGGGACCGCTCATTCCATCAGAAATCCTTTAACCTCCATTAAAATGAGGTTGTTTTCCCTGGGCCGGTCCACCAAGCTGTCCCAGGACCAGCAGGAGAATATCAGTGTAATTTCAACAGAAATCGGGCAGATCAATAAAATTCTGGAAAATTTTCTGGAATTTTCCAGACCGCCAAAATTAACCATGAAGGCACAAAGTCCGTCCCTGGTAGTGGATAATACGTTGCGCCTGCTGGAACAACGGTTAAAATCATACGGGGTCATGGTCCAAGTCGTTCGCAGCGGACCTTTGGACGATGTACTGCTGGACGCGGGCCAGTTCAAAGAGGTCCTGGCCAATATCATTATCAATGCCTGCGAAGCCATGGACAAAGGTGGCCGGATCACCATCAGCGAAACCATGGACAATATCAACACAGACAGGGACACGGCAGTGATACGAATCCAGGATACCGGGCCCGGTATTCCCGCATCTATCCAGGACGAAGTGTTCAACCCGTTTTTCACCACAAAAGACGACGGAACAGGGTTGGGATTGAGCATCTGTTTTAATATTATCAGCGAGCATGGCGGCTGCCTGGTGCTGGACAGCCAGGAGGGCAAGGGTGCCTGTTTTACGATTACGCTGCCTGTAGGGGAGGGTGTCCATGGCAAAGATTCTGATCATTGACGACGACGATCAGCTGAGAATCAGTTTTTCCAAACTTCTCACCGAAGAGCAATATGACGTGGTGTCTGCGGCTTCCGGAGAGGCCGGTATTGAAATCGTCAAAACAATGCCCCTGGATCTGGTGATTCTGGATGTCCGCCTGCCGGGCATGAACGGGCTTGAAACATTTAAAGAGATAAAAAAACTCGATGCCACCCTGCCGGCCATTATTGTCACGGCATTCGGCACCACGGACACAGCCATTGAAGCCACCAAGGCCGGTGCTTTTGACTACCTGCTCAAACCCTTTGACATTCCTGAAATGCTCAAACTGATCACCCAAGCCATTGATGCGGGCTATTGTATGCGCACCCCGGTGCATGTGGATGCCGAGCCTGCAACCTATTCTCCGGATGCCATTGTGGGCCAGAGTCCCGGCATGCAAAAAGTATATAAAACCATAGGCCGGGTGGCCCAGACCGATGCCACGGTGCTGATCCAGGGAGAATCGGGTACAGGCAAGGAACTGGTGTCCCGGGCCGTGTACCAGCACGGAATCCGGTCAGATAAAAATTTTTCCATCATTAACTGCGTGGCCATCCCGGAAAATCTTCTGGAAAGCGAATTATTCGGTTTTGAAAAAGGGGCATTTACCGGTGCGGCACGGCGGCATATCGGCAAAATTGAGCAGGCAGACGGCGGTACGGTGTTCCTGGATGAGATCGGGGACATGCCCATTTCCATCCAGGCCAAAATTCTGCGGCTGCTCCAGGAAAGATGCATTGAGCGGCTGGGCGGCGATGAAACCATACCTGTGGACGTGCGCATCATTGCCGCAACCAACAGGGATCTTAAAGCCGCTATTGCCCAGGGGCTTTTCAGAGAAGATCTCTATTTCCGCCTCAAGGTCGTCACCATTGAGCTGCCGCCTCTCAGGGATCGTCTGGAAGATATCCACCCCCTGACCGCCCATTATTTGGAACGGTTCTCCCACGAACTGAAAATCGACAACCCCGGCATCCGGGAAGAGGCCCTGGACCTTTTAAAAACATACGAATGGCCAGGCAATGTCAGGGAACTTGCCAACCTGATCCACAAGGCCCTTATCTTTAACCGCGGTAACCCCTTGTCGGTCAGCGACCTAAGCCAGATTATCCGAAAACAGGAAACCCCGGGAGAAATCTCCCCGGGTTCAAACCAGGAAGAGGCCATCCGCCAATGGGTCCACAGCTGCCTGTCCCACCCATCCAATAATCACAGCTTTGAATTCTTTTCAGATACCATCTGTGCCATGGCCGTGGAAGAAGCCCTGAAAATCTCAAACGGCAACCGCTCCCAGGCCGCCCGGCTTTTGGACATATCCCGGCCGACGCTCCATGCAAAAATAGACAAATACGGAATCAACACCATTTCATCCACCCAGGTTATCCGATAGCTGTTTATGTATCGTTGCGGGCTCAATGATATCGTTTATATTTTTAAATATCAGGCGGACATCTGCTGCTCCCCGCCTGAGCCGAACTGCTCCACGGACTTGCCTTTTTCAATGATAGCCCCAAGCTCATCCATTGCTTTGTCATACTGGCCGAAAAAAGATTCAAGGGTTTGAACCGTTTCATCATCCCGGCCGACCAGATCGCGTGCCCGCTTTAAAAAATGGCTGCCAACTTTTCTAAAATCCTGCATCTGCGACAGCAAAATTTTTCTGTTTTCATGCCGCTGTTTTTCCTGGGCAATAACAGGGTCAAGTTGCCGAATGGAAAGTTCAACCAGCACATCCCTTGGCAGCTGGTATTCCCGGGCAAAGGTATCCAGGGTACTTAAACAATTGCGGCTCAAGACAAATGTTTTTTGCTTGCGGTGCTTTTTTTCAGGTTCATACGCTTTTGCCTCATCTGCAATCTGATCAATGATATCTTTATTTTCAATCAAATGGTCAAATATTGATTTTTGCTTTACACCCAATTGATTGGCAACAGTGCTTATTAAATTGATGGCATGCTTAGGTAGCGTGAACGTCGCCCGTACAGACTGCATCCCTTTAAGTGCATTCAGGGAGAACTCATTTGGTCTTTTTTTCGATTCGCTCATTTTCTAATCCTCCTCTTTTTATTTAAACTAATTGATCAGTATTACTTTGTCAATTTCTTAAGAAAAAATAATGAAAATTATATTGACATAAAATTATTTATACATATTTTATTTTCAAACAAACGGGAGGCAGATTTAAATAAGCCAACCGAGAAAACAACAACCAGAAAAAGGAGTATGAACTATGTTTGCAAGAATGAATGAAATCGACAGAATGTTTGGGGCCATGGATCTGCTCCGCACCAAAATGGACAGACTCTTCAACGAAGTAGACAGACCTTACCTGCATGGACCGGCATTTACCCTGGGGTCCAATTCACCCAGAACCAACCTGATGGAAAACGGTGATAACTTTGAAGTCCGGGCAGAACTTCCCGGTATCTCAAAAGATGACATCAGCATTAAAATCCAGGGCAATTACCTTGAAATCAGCGGGAAACGCGCTATTGAGACACCCGAAGGGTATAAGGCCCATAGGAATGAAAGGTCTGCCACCACATTCTCACGCAGCTTTACCCTGCCCGATGAGGTTGATGCGGAAAAAGTGGATGCAACACTTAAAGACGGCGTTTTGTACCTGACTCTGCCCAAATCAGAGGCTGCCAAACCCAGACAGATCACCATTAATTAAATATAACAGCTGTGGGCTGACTTAAGATTTCGCTCTGATTCAGCCCACAACGAAAGTAAAAACGCATCTTAGAAAAAGAACAAAAAAAATAAACCCACAGGAGGTTACCATGACTGACAGAAAAGATATTGCCAAAACCGAAAACAAGACCATTGAAAAAACCCGTGAACTGAGAACCGCCACCCCGTCAGTGGACATTTATGAAAATGAAAATGAGATCCTGCTCTTTGCAGATATGCCGGGCGTTCACAAGGACGATGTCACGGTAAATATTGAAAACGGCAAGCTCTCCATCTCCGGTGTTCGCCGACTTGATCGCCAGGGCGTGTCAAACTGGGAGGAATTTATGGACGTTGAATATGTCAGAAGCTTTTCCATCCCCCAAACCATTAGCGTAGAAAATGTGGAAGCCAAGCTCAAAGATGGGGTGCTTACCCTCCATCTGCCCAAATCCGAAGCGGCCAAACCCAGACAGATTGAAATCAAAGCAGCTTAGGGCAAGGAGACCATCTTCTTTCCGCCAAAATCAGAATGGCTGCGGCAAAACAAATACGCCGCAGCCATCCCAGGCGCTCAACCACATAAACCAAAGGAGAAAAAGTTATGGATCAGGCAAAACCCAAAGGTGCCGGCAAAAGCAGCTTTGAACTGATTAACACACAGATCTTGAAAGAGATGCTGCCAATTCAACCGGGCTCCGTGATTCTGGATCTGGCCTGTGGAAAAGGACTGTATTCACTATTTCTATCGCAGCTTACTGGGCCCACCGGCACATATACGCCTGTCCCAGGAAAAAACGGAAAAACTGGTCACTGACGTAGGATTTAAAAAAAATAAATACTGCGGAACTCGGCCCTTATAATTATGTGGTATTGTTTAAATCAGAGGGATAAGTTAAAAAATTACAATTTTAAATCTTTGTCTCTTGACAGAAACGGTGTTCCTTACTAATTAAAATACACTCAGTGTTTAGACAATCCGTCAAATCTAAAATCAGTATCAAAAAAATATGTGAAGCGACGAGTGAGTAATGGATCAGAATAACAGACTACCCTCTTTTTTTTTCATCACAGGCGTCCCCAAATCCGGCACAACGTGGATGCAACTGCTACTCAATACCCATCAAAATATTTTCTGCCGCCCTGAGGATACGTTCTCTGAACTATTAAATGGGTTACAAAGCTTCCTTAAAGGTTACAACAACCTTTTAGACAAGACAAACAAAAAAACAGCCCAACAAAAGGAAATATTTTACTATAATCAAGATGATGTACTAAACTGCTTCAAATTTCTTGTAACACAAGCCCTATCAAAACCCCAAACATCCGGACAACCAGTTATTGCTGCAGGTACCAAAGACAATGCAATCATCAACCAAGCCGGGCTATATAAAAAACTATTCCCTGAAGCTAAATTCATCTGCATTGTACGAAATCCCAAAGATATTGCTGTTTCAAGCTGGTTTCACAATTTAAGGGTGGAAACTAATTTTCATGAAAGATCCGGAGGGGACCTTGCCGCATGGGCCCAAACAATTGCCACAAACTGGAACACCTGCATTCTTAACTTAAGCCATGAATTCAAAGGTGCTGACAATCAATTAATCTGGGTCCGGTATGAAGACCTTCTTTTGGACGCAATTCCCACTATGGCGTCTGTATTTACTTTCATTGGCGTACCCACAGACCGGGCAGAAGTGGAAAAAGTGATTGACCAAAATCGGTTTAACAAACTTGCCCAGGGTAGAGAAGCAGGCAACGAGGATCGAACAAGTTTTTTCAGAAAAGGCGTTTCAGGCGATTATAAAAATCATTTGACCCCTGAAATTTGGAAGGAAGTTACCAGAGACGCTCATGAGGTTATGCGAGAACTTCGTTATGAACCATAAAAATACAAAAGGCTTTTCAGATGATTCTGAAAAGCCTTTATTTTTAAGTGGCGTCCCCAAGGGGATTCGAACCCCTGTCGCAGGCGTGAAAGGCCTGTGTCCTGGACCGGGCTAGACGATGGGGACACTTAACTTTTGACGCTTTTAAGTTGGTGGGCCGTGCTGGGCTCGAACCAGCGACTCTCTGCTTAAAAGGCAGATACTCTGCCAACTGAGTTAACGGCCCGTAGGGTGCGTCAAAAACACGGGTAATCTATATGTTATTACCCTTATTGTCAACTACTTTTTTAATTTAGATCGTTTTTTATAATCATTCAATCCAAAAAGTACTATACAAAACTGATGTAACCCTGATTATTTTCAATATAAATAAAATGTTAAATCCCAAAAGCCTTTATCAACCTATGTCAAATCAAGGGCTAATCTACACTCTTTTTTTATCCACGAGTTGTTCAAGCGCACTGACTATTTGCT is a genomic window of uncultured Desulfobacter sp. containing:
- a CDS encoding response regulator, with amino-acid sequence MVKIPVKILIVDDEKDFVEMFSLRLTGQGEKVSTAYSGQEALDLLEKTEIDVVILDIRMPGMDGIETLKKIKAGHPLVEVILLTGHGSTETAVEGMKEGAFDYLMKPADFDDISEKLANAWKRKDEQEERIRKAEARLLLRRSGDI
- a CDS encoding response regulator → MEINTLENDTGKVVRVLLVDDEDSFRKAIARRLERRNMIVSQAPDGTSCLEYLGTNEADVVVLDMKMPGMSGIETFEAINKYHPGLQVIFLTGNAAVTEGVEGIKAGAFDYLSKPIEIEHLAGKIRQAWELKRLEAARERDKIFRRRLEKRMMHTQRLASLGTMSTGIAHEINNPLAIIKESAGFMRMVLEKSDRISEKGMLFKGLEKIEKSVDRARRITHQLLGYVRKHGHELTPVDIRQLTEDTVVLIKQKTQAKKVTVQWDTEPEHQMLMHTDPFQARQVLINLLENAVDAVETGGQIYLSLYREDQTVCLEVRDNGSGITPENMEKIFDPFFTTKPNVSENESGTGLGLFVVHKIMTGLSGSIHVDSEPGQGATFTICLPEWHSK
- a CDS encoding DASS family sodium-coupled anion symporter, with protein sequence MIFKSSGFKLVVAVLIGVIVFILPRPEGTKFKLSGTGADQLSGAVSQYFSTQETAPGKPVILTAKAPGTEQARVQYLVNQAKEMGLSEVNVDYVDGLSPKAKRFLSVLAVLVILFVVEPIPLEITAVLIGASLVFMGITDVKGAWAPYMHPVVIFIMCCLIFAIALDKVGLTKRLGYYIIKKAGNSVTKFTFIIAVGLGLASSFMHDAAACAIGIVTMLPLMRAVGIDPNTNTAKFMMLSLPFACSCGGMGTLVGGGRCMVSAAFLKEFTGIEITFFEWIKYCMPAAIICVPVAVLVTYLVYRPDPKFKLPDFDEDLGPMTAAEKKALIIIALSFVSWLTKGIHGFHYSITGMVGVACLVLFGVLKWRDINDNLEWGTALFIFGGGISLGLAMGYSGAADYFANLFFPLIQGKGWLVLFVGVAVFGALVTNAMANVAAAALILPIVIPMAQLEGVNPAILALGLGMATSFAMLLVIGCPPNAIAYSYKYFKSSDLTKLGLVATPTLLLILIGVVCTWWKILGLI
- a CDS encoding response regulator translates to MKLLFVDDEKAFLDTLIKRLEKRELKADAVYDGQSAINFLSEHPNTDVVVLDVKMPGMDGLETLQAIKNLNPLVEVIMLTGHATVDNAIEGMKRGAFDYLMKPCNLEELIAKIEEAATKKFKHEEKIMEARAKEITGRMV
- a CDS encoding sulfotransferase domain-containing protein; the encoded protein is MDQNNRLPSFFFITGVPKSGTTWMQLLLNTHQNIFCRPEDTFSELLNGLQSFLKGYNNLLDKTNKKTAQQKEIFYYNQDDVLNCFKFLVTQALSKPQTSGQPVIAAGTKDNAIINQAGLYKKLFPEAKFICIVRNPKDIAVSSWFHNLRVETNFHERSGGDLAAWAQTIATNWNTCILNLSHEFKGADNQLIWVRYEDLLLDAIPTMASVFTFIGVPTDRAEVEKVIDQNRFNKLAQGREAGNEDRTSFFRKGVSGDYKNHLTPEIWKEVTRDAHEVMRELRYEP
- a CDS encoding ATP-binding protein — protein: MSLRQRVYLANAVLLGITVMGSIAMIWYTYRTEYLFTGIVARHIPMYQAAEALETSLLNQKGYLSYYLLDKNPEWLRQLADFKEDFESQLARAKPLVTESWEKQDLCRIESVYATYITAKDRALSLYEKGDPGAGAALHREVRANFFRIYELCEKFKAAHKKAIDVTVEDSRTDAKNLRYIGLLAIVTVVLLSLLINYIFTRHILEPIRKLAAEADHLGEGRVSGNELAALKSSVHGLIENAEQTHAELERSRESLMQSEKMALVGQLAAGTAHSIRNPLTSIKMRLFSLGRSTKLSQDQQENISVISTEIGQINKILENFLEFSRPPKLTMKAQSPSLVVDNTLRLLEQRLKSYGVMVQVVRSGPLDDVLLDAGQFKEVLANIIINACEAMDKGGRITISETMDNINTDRDTAVIRIQDTGPGIPASIQDEVFNPFFTTKDDGTGLGLSICFNIISEHGGCLVLDSQEGKGACFTITLPVGEGVHGKDSDH
- a CDS encoding response regulator; protein product: MKMKDTPLPHTRLLLVDDEKGFVDVLSNRLSRRGIKAVKAYSGAEALRALREARFDVMVLDLKMEDMDGIEVLKIVKKMAPDLPVIILTGHGSRTAAEDGMTLGAFDYLTKPCELKELMKKISLARQAKTNRTEK
- a CDS encoding Hsp20/alpha crystallin family protein, encoding MFARMNEIDRMFGAMDLLRTKMDRLFNEVDRPYLHGPAFTLGSNSPRTNLMENGDNFEVRAELPGISKDDISIKIQGNYLEISGKRAIETPEGYKAHRNERSATTFSRSFTLPDEVDAEKVDATLKDGVLYLTLPKSEAAKPRQITIN
- a CDS encoding sigma-54 dependent transcriptional regulator; translated protein: MAKILIIDDDDQLRISFSKLLTEEQYDVVSAASGEAGIEIVKTMPLDLVILDVRLPGMNGLETFKEIKKLDATLPAIIVTAFGTTDTAIEATKAGAFDYLLKPFDIPEMLKLITQAIDAGYCMRTPVHVDAEPATYSPDAIVGQSPGMQKVYKTIGRVAQTDATVLIQGESGTGKELVSRAVYQHGIRSDKNFSIINCVAIPENLLESELFGFEKGAFTGAARRHIGKIEQADGGTVFLDEIGDMPISIQAKILRLLQERCIERLGGDETIPVDVRIIAATNRDLKAAIAQGLFREDLYFRLKVVTIELPPLRDRLEDIHPLTAHYLERFSHELKIDNPGIREEALDLLKTYEWPGNVRELANLIHKALIFNRGNPLSVSDLSQIIRKQETPGEISPGSNQEEAIRQWVHSCLSHPSNNHSFEFFSDTICAMAVEEALKISNGNRSQAARLLDISRPTLHAKIDKYGINTISSTQVIR
- a CDS encoding Hsp20/alpha crystallin family protein; translated protein: MTDRKDIAKTENKTIEKTRELRTATPSVDIYENENEILLFADMPGVHKDDVTVNIENGKLSISGVRRLDRQGVSNWEEFMDVEYVRSFSIPQTISVENVEAKLKDGVLTLHLPKSEAAKPRQIEIKAA